The genome window ggattgtgtcgaggcacagatctcggGAACGGTACCAAAGGCACTGTAGATCAATTCCAAACTTTATCTCCCCATTTATTTGCTTATCTCCTATAGTTTGTTATTGCCTGTTGACTGCCACAGCTGTACTGAAAATAATCAGCTAAGAATCAAGCAATAAAGAGATGTTGTCTCTGCCCTGTTCATCCTACTCAACCCGCTGCCAGTCAAGTAAATGGCAATGCAGACATAAAGATAAAGACTAGATTTAGCAGTCTTAACTTCATAATCATAAGCTAGAAAGATGTGAATGGTattaagctagctagccagctagttaaacaTACAAAACACTCAAATGAAAAACAAAATGTAAATGGGTATAGCTAGGTAACATTGTatgaggctagctagctagctaatttagacAGTTTGTCACATTGACTATACATGGGCTACGATTAGCACGCTAATCGATTAGCATGCGCCCCCAGCgtggatatttttgtcagataaaCATGAAACTgaacactgtatgtatgtattaaTGTATCATGATCAAATATTATAGTGAAGAAACATTTTAGAGGTGAATGGCCAACATTTAATTTCATAACGGGAGATGATTTTCTCTCACTTCAGCTCAAAATAGCCACCATGTTTTCCCCAAAGAAATTTGAACGGCAGACTGATCACATTACCAATATCTGTGCTCTGATTGCAGGATTACAAAAATTGCCCACTAGGTGGTGCTGCCAATCAAAATTACCCAGATTATAAAAGGTTGCTAATTTTCAATGGAGAAATGTTGAAGCAACGATTGCTAGTgctgcaaaaaaaaaatgtaatcatcgGCTCATGTAAGGTGCGACTGTGTGTCTTACCGTCCTCACTGAAGATGGGAGCAGTGTGGAGGTAGTGTAGGATGCTCCTGTCTGTCTCAAACGGACACTCCATCTGTTTCCACGTCATAAACTCTCCCACCTGACGAgccaactccacaaatttctgaaAACCAAATCAACAAAGGACACGCCCcattagagagagtgagagagagaataaaataaaatcctACATTTTTAAGTATCAGTATAATATTTGTAGCCTTACCGCAAAATGGACATGGCCATTGGGCAAGCGGTTGGCACATCCCTCATTCAGGAAGTAGATATCTTTGATCAGTAGGCTGAAGAAGGGAATCACAATCTAaaaaaaagagagatagaaagagagatattGAAAAATATTCATTTAAAGTTTAGTGCACTGGGTTTTGATGCAAGAAACTGGGTCAGGTGAGTCAGGTGAGTCCAATAGTTTAGGTCAGAGTTAGATGAAATAGAGAATACTGGGTTGAACTGTAGGCTACCTTCTCCCTGTTGCTATTAGCAGTCTGGGACCTGTGGGCAGCTCCCCTCAGTGCTGTTCTGTAGTTGTAGAAGTTTCCAGTAGGGTCCATCTGATGCTGTATGGGAGAACAACATAGCATTACAAAGTTGTCCATGATAAGCATTGGTCCCACCTTATTGTGGCACTAAAACCATGTTTTTAAAGAGCGACTGCCCTTAAAAAGAAACTTCTCATTTTGAaaacggcctatgtggcatcTATACGAGTCAGAAACGTTTATTccagtgtcaaaattgactacaaagtgtaaatcgGGTGATTTTGGTagtaaagtcagtctcgtccaaaatAGAGATTTGTAAGATTATAAGAAAAAATGGTATGTCACGGAATGAAGGGTACCGTAACAGTTTTCCTTGGCATGGGTTTATTTCCAGCCTTCCCACATGCTCACGACTGGCAGCATCCAAGTAATCATCAATTTGTAACGCAGTGTGTGACCTGAATGTAAAGCCCATGGTCAATTTGGTATGACATTCGATATCCCTATGGGGTTAGTTAGGGACTATCATTAAATTACACAATGCACATGGGACAATATTTGAAAAGGTCAATAGGTCCACATTTCAATGACTTAtaaaaacctcaaaccaactataaattgtaaaaattcatatacaaatattTAAACCATTTAATATGACAACTAAAACATGAgaaacatgaaaatattgtcccctttaaattgtgtaatttattgataGTCCATAACTAGCGCCAGGGATAGGCTTTCCAATGTCAAACCCACTTTGCCCTGGTCGCACACCAGCTGGCTGAAGCTAATTGGCGAAAGAGGTTGGCTGGTACTAACTAGCCCAGGCAACTTCAAGACAAGACCTGGTTAGACTATTTCAAGTTATTTAGAGGGGTGAGTGACCTTAATTGTGTACTGTTTTGTTAGAGTGAATGTACAAACGCTTACCACGTGCGAACAAACCCACAAGATTAAATTGTCATTTAATAGGCAGGTAAAGTCTTTTCTCCATATTCTACCAAGGACATACTGTTCTATATTAGTGAGTTGTACCTCCAGAATGAAGAACTTGGCAGTCTTGGCTTTCCCCCAGGTCTTCTTCAGCCGAGACACAGGACTCATATTCATACCAGCTAGAGTAGCAGACACACGTCAAATGTCAGAATATTGCCAAATATCAGTGTATGATCTTGTATCGTGTGGGATACAGCCGAGACACTCACAGATGATGGCCATGAGGGAGTTGAAGTTGCCGATGTTGAAACACTCTCTGGCCACATCGATGAAGAACTCAATCACCTGGGCTCTCTGCTTCTTCTTAGCAGGCTGAGAGGAGGCATAAACAAGCTGATAGTGAGATATGCTGGATGTAAATTAGATGCAAAACGAAATATATTTGGCCCAGTTCTGGGAAGAAAGTATACTGCCTCACAGTCACAATGGGGATCGGAGGGTAGTAATGCTACTCACAATGGGGATCTGAGGGTAGTAATGCTACTCACAATGGGGATCTGAGGGTAGTAATACTACTCACAATGGGGATCGGAGGGTAGTAATACTACTCACAATGGGGATCGGAGGGTAGTAATACTACTCACAATGGGGATCTGAGGGTAGTAATACTACTCACAATGGGGATCTGAGGATAGTAATACTACTCACAATGGGGATCTGAGGGTAGTAATGCTACTCACAATGGGGATCGGAGGGTAGTAATACTACTCACAATGGGGATCTGAGGGTAGTAATACTACTCACAATGGGGATCGGAGGGTAGTAATACTACTCACAATGGGGATCTGAGGGTAGTAATGCTACTCACAATGGGGATCTGAGGGTAGTAATACTACTCACAATGGGGATCTGAGGGTAGTAATACTACTCACAAGGGGGATCTGAGGGTAGTAATACTACTCACAATGGGGATCTGAGGGTAGTAATGCTACTCACAATGGGGATCGGAGGGTAGTAATACTACTCACAAGGGGGATCTGAGGGTAGTAATACTACTCACAATGGGGAGCGGAGGGTCGTAATACTACTCACAATGGGGATCTGAGGGTAGTAATACTACTCACAATGGGGATCTGAGGGTAGTAATACTACTCACAATGGGGATCTGAGGGTAGTAATACTACTCACAATGGGGATCTGAGGGTAGTAATACTACTCACAATGGGGATCTGAGGGTAGTAATACTACTCACAAGGGGGATCTGAGGGTAGTAATACTACTCACAAGGGGGATCTGAGGGTAGTAATACTACTCACAATGGGGATCGGAGGGTAGTAATACTACTCACAATGGGGATCTGAGGGTAGTAATACTACTCACAATGGGGATCTGAGGGTAGTAATACTACTCACAATGGGGATCTGAGGGTAGTAATACTACTCACAATGGGGATCTGAGGGTAGTAATACTACTCACAATGGGGATCTGAGGGTAGTAATGCTACTCACAATGGGGATCTGAGGGTAGTAATGCAACTCACAAGGGGGATCTGAGGATAGTAATGCTACTCACAATGGGGATCTGAGGGTAGTAATGCTACTCACAATGGGGATCGGAGGGTAGTAATACCACTCACAATGGGGATCTGAGGGTAGTAATGCTACTCACAATGGGGATCTGAGGGTAGTAATACTACTCACAATGGGGATCGGAGGGTAGTAATACTACTCACAATGGGGATCTGAGGGTAGTAATACTACTCACAATGGGGATCTGAGGGTAGTAATACTACTCACAATGGGGATCTGAGGGTAGTAATACTACTCACAATGGGGATCGGAGGGTAGTAATACTACTCACAATGGGGATCTGAGGGTAGTAATACTACTCACAATGGGGATCTGAGGGTAGTAATACTACTCACAATGGGGATCTGAGGGTAGTAATACTACTCACAATGGGGATCGGAGGGTAGTAATACTACTCACAATGGGGATCGGAGGGTAGTAATACTACTCACAATGGGGATCGGAGGGTAGTAATGCTACTCACAATGGGGATCTGAGGGTAGTAATACTACTCACAATGGGGATCTGAGGGTAGTAATACTACTCACAAGGGGGATCGGAGGGTAGTAATGCTACTCACAATGGGGATCTGAGGGTAGTAATACTACTCACAATGGGGATCGGAGGGTAGTAATACTACTCACAATGGGGATCTGAGGGTAGTAATACTACTCACAATGGGGATCGGAGGGTAGTAATACTACTCACAATGGGGATCTGAGGGTAGTAATACTACTCACAATGGGGATCGGAGGGTAGTAATACTACTCACAATGGGGATCTGAGGGTAGTAATACTACTCACAATGGGGATCGGAGGGTAGTAATACTACTCACAATGGGGATCTGAGGGTAGTAATACTACTCACAATGGGGATCTGAGGGTAGTAATACTACTCACAATGGGGATCTGAGGGTAGTAATACTACTCACAATGGGGATCTGAGGGTAGTAATACTACTCACAATGAGGATCTGAGGGTAGTAATACTACTCACAAGGGGGATCTGAGGGTAGTAATACTACTCACAATGGGGATCTGAGGGTAGTAATACTACTCACAATGGGGATCTGAGGGTAGTAATACTACTCACAATGGGGATCTGAGGGTAGTAATGCTACTCACAATGGGGATCTGAGGGTAGTAATACTACTCACAATGGGGATCGGAGGGTAGTAATACTACTCACAATGGGGATCTGAGGGTAGTAATACTACTCACAATGGGGATCGGAGGGTAGTAATACTACTCACAATGGGGATCTGAGGGTAGTAATACTACTCACAATGGGGATCGGAGGGTAGTAATACTACTCACAATGGGGATCTGAGGGTAGTAATACTACTCACAATGGGGATCGGAGGGTAGTAATACTACTCACAATGGGGATCTGAGGGTAGTAATACTACTCACAATGGGGATCTGAGGGTAGTAATACTACTCACAATGGGGATCTGAGGGTAGTAATACTACTCACAATGGGGATCTGAGGGTAGTAATACTACTCACAATGAGGATCTGAGGGTAGTAATACTACTCACAAGGGGGATCTGAGGGTAGTAATACTACTCACAAGGGGGATCTGAGGGTAGTAATGCTACTCACAAGGGGGATCTGAGGGTAGTAATGCTACTCACAATGGGGATCGGAGGGTAGTAATACTACTCACAAGGGGGATCTGAGGGTAGTAATGCTACTCACAATGGGGATCGGAGGGTAGTAATACTACTCACAATGGGGATCTGAGGGTAGTAATACTACTCACAATGGGGATCTGAGGGTAGTAATACTACTCACAAGGGGGATCTGAGGGTAGTAATGCTACTCACAATGGGGATCGGAGGGTAGTAATGCTACTCACAATGGGGATCGGAGGGTAGTAATGCTACTCACAATGGGGATCGGAGGGTAGTAATGCTACTCACAATGGGGATCTGAGGATAGTAATGCTACTCACAATGGGGATCTGAGGGTAGTAATGCTACTCACAATGGGGATCTGAGTGTAGTAATACTACTCACAATGGGGATCGGAGGGTAGTAAAACTACATTGCACAACAAAGATGAGAATAACACGTGAAATCATTTACCATGCAGATCTCAGTGGCCACCAGGTAGCACAGCCTATTGAACCACCTGACATAAGCCTCCAAGTTAGTGGTCTTCTTCTTCTGCTCACTGAAACACGGCTGcaagagacacacgcacacaatacTGTACATCAGGACCACAGAGGGCCACCTTACTAGGCATGCAGGTCCCTATCCAGACTTGAGATAAGTAGACTTAACATGGACTTAAGTCCATGTTTTATTGACTTACACTAAGTCCATGTTAAGTCTACTTCATGACCTTTACCAGAGCTCCCTCTCAGCCAGAGAAGGTTAGCATTTTGATGTCTGGGGCACACCCATTGAAAAGGTGTCATCATACAAATACCTTGGTCTTTGGTTGGGACGATAAGCTGTTTTACAAGGTTCATGTAAATAATCTTGTGAGGAAGCTTAAACTgaaattgttttttatttattttcgtaACAAGGCTTGCCTCCCGTTTTGAGgctagaaagaagcttgttcaAGCCAGTTTCTTTCTGTAATTGATTATGGCGACTTATTGTATATGCATGCAGCCTCTTCTGTGTTAAAGAGACTGGACTGAGTTTATCATGCATCTGTGCGTCTTGTTTCAAATGCCAAGTTGCAAACCCACCGTTGCATCTTGTATCAAATGGTGGGCTGGACGTCGCTTCACATGCGCAGACAGCTACATTTGTACGTGCTTAATCTACAAAGCCCTTCTGAGTAAACTCCCTCTCTACCTTGGTAGCCTGCTCTCCTTCACCGCCAGCAGTTACCAGACACGGTctactaggtggttgctacttaaagtaCCCAGGGTCACTACCGAGTTAGGCAAGACTTTTCCCAATGTGCACCGGAGACATGGAACAGTCTGTGAGAAATGCTTCACCTGGATGTACTAGTGCCCCTTAGTGAGTTTAAAACTCTGGCCCAAAACTGTTGACGAGAGGTGTAAATGTTTTCTGTAGGCCGATCATCTCTTAAggaatgtgtttttttgttgttgttgctgtttgcAATTGTacgtttaaaggtagactcagcgaaatgGTGTTGCCACGAGCAGTGCCGCAGATTTTGAGACGAGTGACATGCAAGACTTCGCTCtcgcacagtcacacacagtatctgcccAAGTGCACGGGCTCGGTTTACGCTGTGTTTCAATGGGTTTCTTCTTTTCCCCTTTTTTTCTTCTATTAAGTCTAAATCAGGCCCTCAGTGATCAATAAAGGAGTTCATTGTTGTCATTTTATGTGGATTGAAACGATTTCGCCATGATAATATACGTTTTAGCTGGACGCAGATCTCAATTCAACAtgtattccatgttggttcaacgtcatttcattgaaattacgtggaaacgttgattcaaccagtgtgttccCAGTGGGCTGACTGAGTTGAAGTTATAGGTGCTATAGGGGTTTCGTCTGATGTTATGGAGGCATCTATCtaactatagacagacagacagacacgcccCCTCCCTGTGTTAATGTCATCAGCAGCTGGCAGAGACAATGGAAATAGGGTAATTactacagcgagagagagagagggagagagggagagaaacagagagcaaGAAAGCAACAAAAGACAGgcaaataaagagagagaagttGCAAGAATGAAAGAGAGCAAAGGAGCGTgtgcgagagagatggagagagagatgtagagttaAAAAtaacgtagtgtgtgtgtgtgtgcaactgtgtgtatgtgtgtgtgtgttgtgtccagTCATCATCATTAAAGTGAGCCCCAGGCAGAGCGGGGCCTTAGTGACCTGCTGGCCCCTGAGTGGCCCTATAGAACTGCCTTCTAATTAGTGATGCTGAAACACtcatactccctctctctctcacacactcttttCAAAAGGCCAAAAAATGATTCACACAGCGGTATATTGTAATGTTATTTCCACTGACAAAGTGCCGTATACTATACCATACCTGAGTGCTAACCAGTTTGTCTTTCTGAACAAAGGCTTGTACAAACTCTTCAGGGCCGATGTGACTCAGATGTTcctgaaacacacagagcagagcaTAGCGACATGGCCATGGATACTAAATGAGTATCAGTAATGGTAGCCAATCATTACAGGAAGTCATGAATCATCGACAAGATATCACATTTCCTTGAATTAACAGATGAGCCCTGGTATGCAGCTATATTAGCTCACACGTTTACTTTGGCTGCATTTTCACAGGCAGACCATTTTTTGACAAAatatctgatctgattggtcgaAAGACCAGTTAGTGGCAAAACGATccaaattgggctgcctgtgtaaatgcagccatagGGGCATAGACATAGGGCAACGTTAATAAAAAATCCAAGCATGAGGTGGTAGTCCACAGCACAGATAGCTGTGCACGTGTGCGTGTAGAGTAGTCTTTATTATCCCCGGGCGGGTTATTCATTTCGCAGCACGTAGTTAAAAACACATGACAATaaatatacacaaaaacaatatacAGCAATACACAACTACCAGTACTACTATAGCTTATTGAGAAAGCTGATAGCAGCTGGCATGAAGGAGAGTTTAGACCTGTTCGTTTTAAACTTAGGGAGCCTGCATCGGTGCCCTGAGAGAAGCAACATAAATTCAACAAACAAGGGATGCTGGGAGTCCCTCAGAATGGATTGCGCCTTACATATGACTCGTGTCTGATACAGGTGAAAAAAGTGGGTTAAGTTCATACCAACGATCCTACTACTTTGTTTCACAATGTTACCCAGCCTGTTCTTACTCTAAGTTTCAATTACCGAAACAGCAGATCATATTGAATGTCAAAATGGATGCAATGAACGATCTGTAAAAGAGTTCCCTCGGGAAGATAGCATACATATTGGGCTCAAAACTCAGTTTGCTGTCAAGGAAAGCGCCATGAACATATTTGTATCGATCAACGGTCTCCACTAGCTCACCATCTATAAGAGTCTGCATTGGCGGCAGTGAGCTCTTCTGGAGATCAATAACCATACCCTTGGTTTTCGTGACATTAAGTTATTATAAGTAGGAGCGGTCACGCCATCCAAAGAGCTCCTCCACCACTGGGCCGTGGCTCACCTCCTCATCCTGTAAAAGACTCGCCATAACCAAGGTGTCCGCAAACTTAATGATGTGTCCAGAGTCGTGATTACTCTGACAATCATTAGTGTACAGTACAAACAACAGAGGGGAAAGGACGCACCCTTGTGGTGAACCAGTGGAGGATAGGGAACTGTTGACTTTcaccctctgagttctattggTCAAAAAGTCCGTCAACTAGCTGACTATGTTAAACTGTACAAAAGCCTCTCTGCTAAGACATGTGGTTACCAAAGGATTGTTATTTGGAAATATTTAGCCTGATTTCTGGGGTATTTCCTCATTTTCACAGAATGAAACATAGCTGCTCACAGTGTCAGTCAACTAATCGAGGTCAGTGCAGGAGCTAGGAAACATGTATTGTCAAAGCAGTCCTGAAGGCGCTCAGTAGCCGTCCACACTTGAACATTTCTTTGTTCAACTTTGCCTCTCTTCAGGACAGGTTTTTAAGGTGGGAACGAGTTAAACAGTGCTATGGTCAGACGAGCCCGGTGGAGCTCTGACAATGGATTTTTATGCCCCCTTTACTGTCCCGTAACACAAATCCAACACGTTGCCATGTCTTTTAGGGCAGGTGACGTATTGGTAGCGATTGAGATACTTCTTCAGCAAACAGTGATTAAAGTCACCCATAAAGAGGTTCAGAGCGTCAGGGAGTTGTACTGTAACCTTTGTACGGTCCGGGAGATGGTGTCCGTCGCCTTGTCCCCGTTAGTTCTAGAATGGATGTAGACCGGCGTGACAAATATCTGGGGGAACTCCCATGGTAAGAAAACGGGCCGAAGTGACACCGATAAAGGTAAAATATCTgggtcacacacactctcacgtaTGACCACCGTGTTGAGCCATCGTTTATTAATGTAGAGGCCATTGTTTATGCATCACGGTCCTGGAGCACAGGAACCCCAAAGCCGTCGATTTCTAAATCAGCGTCTCGGTCCTGATCTGTCAGCCAGGACTCAGTGAATGCCAGAATGTGGGCATTTCGGTACTGTGATAAGCACTTTACAGTTTGTCAGTTTTACAGTATGTCTGAGAGATTGCACATTagtcaggatgtgtgtgtgtgtgcgagtgtgcgtttgtgtgtgtgtgtgtgtgtgtgtgtgtgtgtgtgtgtgtgtgtgtgtgtgtgtgtgtgtgtgtgtgtgtgtgtgtgtgtgtgtgtgtgtgtgtgtgtgtgtgtgtgtgtgtgtgtgtgtgtgctgtggatTGTAACGCTGTCAGGTCACATATATCCACTGCGGTTTTATTCCCTTTGTTAAATGCCTCGGGCAAACCACTGACTTCTGAGATGATGTCATGCTTATCAGATGAGAGCACATGCTTACTCAGGCCTGCGGAGGACGGCCCTTACAATCACACACaccccgcccacacacacacacacacacacactgacccacaTGGACGGacggacaaacagacacacaaccCCCATCCCCCTtccccccacacagacacagaatcacacaaacgcataaaaacacccccacacaccaatacacatgaacacataaacacacacatgaacacataaacacacacatgaacacataaacacacacatgaacacataaacacacacatgaacacacgtcACTCAATCAGTGGGAGTAGGTCGTCCTCCTCCGATCATTTGTTGCTCAGCCCGGTCTGTTCGTGTGTCTTCAGAGCACCTTTTTCTAAGCCTATTAGTCAGCTGTAGGCTAGAGCTAACAGGGGAGCATTTAAAACTCATACTGGAATAGTTAGCTGGTAATCAAGCCAATGGGAGAACTAGCTGTCCTCTGGGTTGTTTGGAAGATTTcagtgctctctctcgctctctctctctctctctctctctctctctcgctccctccctctctttctcctctccctctttctctcttttgatTCTACAGCTATCCTCATCTACGCTTTATTGCCGTGTCTGTTCTtttctcccctctgctctctctctctctcttagtgtcatctctctctacccttctcaTCATCTCTCTCCCTTACGTCAGGCAtccttctctcattctctttcatctctgcttctctctctctccttcttttccccttcctcttcccttctcatctctctctctcgctctctctatgaCCTCTATTTAACCCCCGCCTCCCATCCtatccttcctccccctctccttaccagttctatatgggtgagttgctgtgcaagTGTGTAAGGGTCGTTGCAGATAGACAGCATTTCCTTCTGGATGGGTGGAGACTTGGTCTTGAAGGCCACCAGCTTGTCAGAGATTGAGGAGACTGAGGAGGCGTTCACTTTGACGATGCACTCCTCTCCCTGGGCGATGGCTGCCAGCTTCTGGCTCAGGGTCTGCAGGACCTGATTCAGTGTCTTCCAGTACGCCTGGGGTGGACATTATAAGGATTAGACAACTAATAATGACCATAAACATATTAATGATGTTCAACATTAGTA of Salvelinus alpinus chromosome 4, SLU_Salpinus.1, whole genome shotgun sequence contains these proteins:
- the LOC139574106 gene encoding ras-GEF domain-containing family member 1C-like — its product is MPQTVCPAAGTMFTPSGFSPHLASTCSEADPVIEDEGGPQEARGPGACLAEGPPITSASLDTLIQHLVPTTDYYPEKAYVFTFLLSARLFISPPELLARLCETCIKQQQLDQSPLDMAKVRKFGPKILQLLTEWTETFPTDFREEKMVGLFKDIIHRIAPCDEAYWKTLNQVLQTLSQKLAAIAQGEECIVKVNASSVSSISDKLVAFKTKSPPIQKEMLSICNDPYTLAQQLTHIELEHLSHIGPEEFVQAFVQKDKLVSTQPCFSEQKKKTTNLEAYVRWFNRLCYLVATEICMPAKKKQRAQVIEFFIDVARECFNIGNFNSLMAIISGMNMSPVSRLKKTWGKAKTAKFFILEHQMDPTGNFYNYRTALRGAAHRSQTANSNREKIVIPFFSLLIKDIYFLNEGCANRLPNGHVHFAKFVELARQVGEFMTWKQMECPFETDRSILHYLHTAPIFSEDGLYLASYESESPENQVEKDRWKALRSNILGKTKELKELREHHGS